One segment of Mycolicibacterium neworleansense DNA contains the following:
- a CDS encoding alpha/beta hydrolase, which produces MPLEPVTQALLAQLAETRDPPMHEGTPAMARMAGPIFAGMSGRGPEVAAVHNLKLEGEDGGRFRVRVVVPDGQSRSVIVYFHGGGWVIGDIDLQYDHLARHLANLTESTVVLVNYRKAPEHPFPTALEDSWIGLLWAAAHSAEFAPADAPLIVAGDSAGGNIAAVMARWARDRQGPTIDYQALIYPVTDCDFDRPSYVAPENQLMLSRDTMIWFWAHYLSDPAARTNPDASPLRAPSLAGLPPALVYVAEYDPLHDEGVAYAAALAEAGVSVTLEEAAGQMHGYFQMANILPGYQAGMSLVANHIRAFVDGYRTDLKAV; this is translated from the coding sequence ATGCCACTGGAACCGGTGACACAGGCACTGCTGGCGCAACTGGCCGAGACGCGCGATCCGCCAATGCACGAAGGCACGCCGGCGATGGCGCGGATGGCCGGACCGATCTTCGCCGGCATGAGCGGACGCGGACCCGAGGTGGCCGCGGTGCACAACCTGAAGCTCGAGGGTGAGGACGGGGGACGGTTTCGGGTCCGGGTCGTCGTCCCCGACGGGCAATCCCGTTCGGTGATCGTTTATTTCCACGGCGGCGGCTGGGTGATCGGGGATATCGATCTGCAGTACGACCATCTGGCCCGGCACCTGGCGAACCTCACCGAATCGACGGTGGTCCTGGTGAACTACCGCAAGGCTCCCGAGCATCCGTTCCCGACCGCCCTTGAAGACAGCTGGATCGGATTGCTCTGGGCTGCAGCGCATTCAGCCGAGTTCGCCCCCGCCGATGCCCCGCTGATCGTGGCGGGTGACAGTGCCGGTGGCAACATTGCCGCGGTGATGGCCCGGTGGGCCCGCGACCGGCAGGGTCCGACGATCGACTACCAGGCCCTGATCTATCCGGTCACCGACTGCGACTTCGATCGACCGTCGTACGTCGCGCCCGAAAATCAGCTGATGCTGAGCCGGGACACCATGATCTGGTTCTGGGCGCACTACCTTTCCGATCCGGCCGCCCGGACGAACCCGGATGCCTCGCCGCTGCGGGCGCCCAGCCTCGCCGGCCTTCCGCCTGCCCTCGTCTATGTCGCGGAGTACGACCCTCTGCACGACGAGGGTGTCGCCTACGCGGCGGCGCTGGCCGAAGCCGGGGTGAGCGTGACCCTCGAGGAAGCGGCCGGTCAGATGCACGGGTACTTCCAGATGGCCAACATCCTGCCCGGCTATCAGGCCGGAATGTCGTTGGTCGCCAACCATATCCGGGCATTCGTCGATGGGTACCGGACCGACCTGAAGGCGGTGTGA
- a CDS encoding aldehyde dehydrogenase family protein encodes MQIQDSNYIDGKWAVSSGTTRIPVINPANDEVIAEVVAGTAADVDAAVAAARAAFPAWSATPVGERADYLTAIAGKLAERSEDVARTISSEMGCPISISRAIQLGLPLNSFAEAANIVREYEFESEYRGSTIVREPFGVLGAITPWNYPLHQIALKVAYGLAAGNTVVVKPSEITPLCALALTEIIDEIGLPPGVFNLVFGTGADVGEAIAGHGDVDIVSFTGSTRAGRRVQEVAARTVKRVSLELGGKSPNIILDDADLESVVPASVRTMMLNSGQTCSALTRMIVPRDRLAEVEALAKAAADALPVGDPTDEGTALGPLSSRAQQERVLGYIRTALAEGARLVTGGETDTDAPGAFVRPTVFSDVTEDMTIHAEEVFGPVLAIEAYDSEDDAVRIANATDYGLAGAVWSSSPERAENIARRIRAGQVQINAGAFNANAPFGGYKQSGNGREAGLYGLEEFLEIKSIQR; translated from the coding sequence ATGCAGATCCAGGACAGCAACTACATCGACGGCAAGTGGGCGGTGTCGAGCGGCACCACCCGCATCCCCGTCATCAACCCGGCCAACGACGAGGTGATCGCCGAAGTGGTGGCGGGCACCGCGGCCGACGTCGACGCCGCCGTCGCGGCCGCCCGTGCCGCCTTCCCGGCGTGGTCGGCCACACCGGTGGGCGAGCGGGCTGACTACCTCACCGCGATCGCCGGCAAGCTGGCCGAGCGGTCGGAGGACGTCGCCCGCACCATCTCCTCCGAAATGGGTTGTCCCATCTCGATTTCCCGGGCCATCCAGCTGGGGCTGCCGCTCAACAGTTTCGCCGAGGCCGCCAACATCGTGCGTGAGTACGAGTTCGAGAGCGAGTACCGGGGATCGACGATCGTGCGGGAACCGTTCGGTGTACTGGGTGCGATCACACCCTGGAACTACCCGTTGCACCAGATCGCCCTGAAGGTCGCCTACGGACTGGCCGCCGGCAACACCGTCGTCGTCAAACCCAGCGAGATCACCCCGTTGTGTGCGCTCGCGCTGACCGAGATCATCGACGAGATCGGCCTTCCCCCAGGCGTGTTCAACCTGGTGTTCGGCACCGGGGCGGATGTCGGTGAGGCGATCGCCGGACACGGCGACGTCGACATCGTCAGCTTCACCGGGTCCACGCGGGCCGGCCGGCGCGTACAGGAAGTCGCCGCCCGCACCGTCAAGCGAGTCTCGCTGGAGCTCGGCGGCAAGAGCCCCAACATCATTCTCGACGACGCCGACCTGGAATCGGTGGTGCCCGCATCGGTCAGGACCATGATGCTCAACTCCGGGCAGACCTGCTCGGCACTTACCCGCATGATCGTCCCGCGCGACCGCCTGGCCGAGGTCGAGGCCCTCGCGAAGGCGGCCGCCGATGCGCTCCCGGTGGGTGATCCCACCGACGAGGGGACCGCGCTGGGTCCGCTGTCATCCCGGGCCCAGCAGGAACGGGTGCTCGGCTACATCCGCACCGCGCTGGCCGAGGGGGCGCGTCTGGTCACCGGCGGCGAAACCGACACCGATGCTCCCGGTGCGTTCGTGCGGCCGACGGTGTTCTCGGATGTCACCGAGGACATGACCATCCACGCCGAGGAGGTCTTCGGCCCGGTCCTGGCGATCGAGGCCTACGACTCCGAGGACGACGCGGTGCGAATCGCCAACGCCACGGACTACGGTCTGGCCGGCGCGGTCTGGTCCTCCTCGCCGGAACGTGCCGAGAACATCGCGCGCCGGATCCGGGCCGGCCAGGTGCAGATCAACGCCGGCGCCTTCAACGCCAACGCCCCCTTCGGCGGATACAAGCAGTCGGGTAACGGGCGCGAGGCCGGACTGTACGGGCTCGAGGAATTCCTCGAGATCAAGTCGATCCAGCGGTGA
- a CDS encoding NDMA-dependent alcohol dehydrogenase — protein MKVKAAVVEEIGAPWTICEVELGDPVAGEVQVRLAASGLCHSDAHVVAGSSPVPFMPVLGGHEGAGVITKVGPGVTGLAEGDHVVLAFIPACGTCPSCATGLQNLCDEGAGLLTGQAVSDKTYRVTRDGQPVIQMCLLGTFAPYVTVSEASVVKIEKDVPLEVAALLGCGVSTGWGSATEIGATHPGDTVVVMGIGGVGINAVQGARFAGARFVVAIDPVDFKRKKALEFGATHTFASVADAAAELPDLTWGKMAQVSIITVGEIKGEHIQQALSLTGKGGQVIVTGMGDFTQSTVDLNLFELTLLQKRVQGAVFGGVGPRTQIPKLLDLYRSGNLKLDELVTTRYRLEDINQGYQDMFDGKNLRGLVVYSDTDY, from the coding sequence GTGAAAGTAAAGGCTGCTGTGGTCGAGGAGATCGGCGCACCCTGGACGATCTGTGAGGTCGAGCTGGGAGACCCGGTTGCCGGCGAGGTCCAGGTGCGGCTGGCCGCGTCGGGCCTGTGCCATTCCGACGCACACGTCGTCGCGGGCAGCAGCCCGGTGCCCTTCATGCCGGTTCTCGGCGGACATGAAGGCGCCGGGGTGATCACCAAGGTCGGCCCGGGTGTCACCGGCCTGGCCGAGGGTGATCACGTCGTGCTCGCCTTCATACCGGCATGCGGGACATGTCCATCGTGCGCCACCGGTCTGCAGAACCTCTGTGACGAGGGCGCCGGATTGCTCACCGGACAGGCGGTGTCCGACAAGACCTACCGCGTGACCCGCGACGGTCAACCGGTCATCCAGATGTGCCTGCTCGGCACCTTCGCGCCGTACGTCACGGTGAGCGAGGCGTCGGTGGTCAAGATCGAGAAGGATGTGCCGCTGGAGGTGGCCGCGCTGCTGGGCTGCGGCGTCTCCACCGGTTGGGGCTCGGCGACCGAGATCGGCGCCACCCATCCCGGTGACACGGTCGTCGTGATGGGCATCGGCGGTGTCGGCATCAACGCCGTGCAGGGTGCGCGGTTCGCGGGTGCCCGGTTCGTGGTGGCGATCGACCCGGTCGACTTCAAGCGAAAGAAGGCGCTCGAGTTCGGCGCCACCCACACGTTCGCCTCCGTCGCGGACGCCGCAGCCGAACTGCCCGACCTCACGTGGGGAAAGATGGCCCAGGTCTCGATCATCACGGTCGGCGAGATCAAAGGTGAACACATCCAGCAGGCGCTGAGCCTGACCGGCAAGGGTGGACAGGTAATTGTCACCGGCATGGGCGATTTCACTCAGTCGACCGTGGACCTCAACCTGTTCGAGCTGACCCTGCTGCAGAAGCGGGTTCAAGGTGCGGTGTTCGGCGGCGTCGGTCCTCGCACCCAGATCCCCAAGCTGCTCGACCTCTACCGCTCCGGGAATCTCAAGCTCGACGAGCTCGTCACCACCCGCTACCGCCTTGAGGACATCAACCAGGGCTACCAGGACATGTTCGACGGCAAGAACCTTCGCGGTCTCGTCGTCTACTCCGACACCGACTACTGA
- a CDS encoding AraC family transcriptional regulator: MTSGLAEFADQSQLPGSPVLHSTNRVIAAMTDPWDHPRSAVSVAIMCEWAAQRHISAEALLVGSHLDIASLGDVDTVVEASQELAVIRNLAALAGDRPGLGVQLGSRYHLTAYGYLGYLLTASASVRDTVHRGLYYAMLTFAFSTMTARIDDDRYILAFEADDMPEGIRRFVVERDLTAVMQIQRDTFPDLDAVPLREIRFAFADPRLAESAEVYRDYFRVPVSFGCARNEIVYDAGYLDLAPPMANAHTTQLMVAECDRIRAERLHHTGVAAQVRAHLLDQSSLDLTFEDVALHLHYAPRTLRRHLEREGTTYRAVLDEVRRSVADNLLRDRRIPHYEIANRLGYQDWSSVVRARRRWRRG, from the coding sequence ATGACGTCGGGCCTCGCTGAATTCGCAGATCAGAGCCAGCTGCCCGGCTCACCCGTGCTGCATTCCACCAACCGGGTCATAGCGGCCATGACCGACCCGTGGGATCACCCGCGTTCGGCGGTTTCCGTCGCGATCATGTGCGAGTGGGCGGCGCAGCGCCACATCTCCGCCGAGGCGCTGCTCGTGGGTTCGCATCTCGACATCGCCTCTTTGGGCGACGTCGACACCGTCGTCGAGGCCAGTCAGGAGCTGGCGGTGATCCGCAACCTGGCTGCCCTGGCCGGCGACCGCCCCGGGCTGGGCGTTCAGCTGGGCAGCCGCTACCACCTGACCGCGTACGGCTATCTGGGCTATCTCCTGACCGCATCGGCCAGCGTGCGGGACACGGTCCATCGCGGCCTCTACTACGCGATGCTGACGTTCGCGTTCTCGACGATGACCGCGCGCATCGACGACGACCGCTACATCCTGGCCTTCGAAGCCGACGACATGCCCGAGGGCATCCGGCGGTTCGTCGTCGAACGTGATCTGACCGCTGTCATGCAGATTCAGCGCGACACGTTCCCGGACCTCGATGCGGTACCGCTGCGCGAGATCAGGTTCGCCTTCGCCGATCCCCGACTGGCCGAGTCCGCCGAGGTCTACCGGGACTACTTCCGGGTTCCGGTGTCATTCGGCTGCGCCCGCAACGAAATCGTCTATGACGCAGGCTATCTGGATCTGGCACCGCCGATGGCGAACGCGCACACGACCCAGCTCATGGTCGCCGAGTGCGACCGAATCCGCGCGGAGCGGTTGCATCACACCGGTGTCGCCGCGCAGGTCCGCGCGCATCTGCTCGACCAGTCGTCTCTCGACCTCACGTTCGAAGACGTGGCGCTACACCTGCACTACGCCCCGCGGACATTGCGCCGTCACCTCGAACGGGAGGGCACCACTTACCGGGCGGTCCTCGACGAGGTGCGTCGCAGCGTCGCGGACAACCTTCTGCGCGACCGCAGGATCCCGCACTACGAGATCGCCAACCGGCTCGGGTACCAGGACTGGTCGAGTGTGGTCAGGGCCCGCCGGCGCTGGCGACGCGGGTGA
- a CDS encoding serine hydrolase domain-containing protein: protein MNLDGNQTSIREAIDAGLLAGAVTLVWQAGEVLQVNALGHRDVEAGLPMQRDTIFRIASMTKPVTVAAAMALAEEGKLALNEPVAKWLPELADMQVLREPRGPLDRTEPARRPITFDDLMTHRSGLAYVFSVLGPLASAYGKLSLRQDQDRWLADVAKLPLAHQPGERLTYSHSTDVLGIALSRIEGKPLSQVLAERIFGPLGMVDTGFSVDAAGRRRAATMYELTADNKLTHDVMGPAPITDPPFCTGGAGLFSTADDYLKFARMLLAGGTIDGVRVLSEESVRVMRTDRLTPEQKQFQFLGAPFWIGRGFGLNLSVVTDPAKSRQLFGPGGLGTFSWPGAYGTWWQADPSADLILIYLVQNHPNLSVDAAAVSGNTSTAKLQTAQPRFVRRTYQALDI from the coding sequence ATGAATCTCGACGGCAATCAGACATCCATCCGGGAAGCGATCGACGCCGGGCTGCTCGCCGGCGCCGTCACGCTGGTGTGGCAGGCGGGCGAGGTACTCCAGGTCAATGCCCTGGGGCACCGCGACGTCGAGGCCGGCCTGCCGATGCAGCGCGACACCATCTTCCGGATCGCCTCCATGACAAAGCCCGTCACCGTGGCGGCGGCGATGGCCTTGGCCGAGGAGGGCAAGCTCGCGCTGAACGAGCCGGTGGCGAAATGGTTGCCGGAGCTGGCCGACATGCAGGTGCTGCGCGAGCCGCGCGGCCCGCTGGACCGCACCGAGCCCGCGCGCCGGCCCATCACCTTCGACGATCTGATGACCCACCGCAGCGGCCTGGCGTATGTGTTCTCGGTGCTGGGCCCGCTGGCGTCGGCCTACGGCAAGCTGTCGCTGCGTCAGGATCAGGACCGTTGGCTGGCCGATGTCGCCAAGCTGCCGTTGGCCCATCAGCCGGGCGAGCGGCTCACCTACAGTCACTCCACCGATGTGCTCGGTATCGCGCTGTCCCGGATCGAGGGCAAGCCGCTGTCCCAGGTGCTGGCCGAGCGCATCTTCGGACCGCTGGGCATGGTCGACACCGGCTTCTCCGTCGATGCGGCCGGCCGACGACGCGCCGCCACGATGTATGAGCTGACCGCCGACAACAAGCTGACCCACGACGTGATGGGACCGGCGCCGATCACCGATCCCCCGTTCTGCACCGGCGGGGCCGGATTGTTCTCCACCGCCGACGACTACCTGAAGTTCGCCCGGATGTTGTTGGCCGGCGGCACGATCGACGGGGTGCGGGTGCTTTCCGAGGAGTCGGTGCGGGTGATGCGCACCGACCGGCTCACCCCCGAACAGAAGCAGTTCCAGTTCCTCGGGGCCCCGTTCTGGATCGGCCGGGGCTTCGGCCTGAACCTGTCGGTGGTGACCGATCCGGCGAAATCGCGCCAGTTGTTCGGCCCGGGTGGACTGGGCACGTTCAGTTGGCCCGGCGCCTATGGCACCTGGTGGCAGGCCGACCCATCGGCGGATCTGATCCTGATCTACCTGGTGCAGAACCATCCGAACCTGTCGGTGGACGCGGCTGCCGTCAGTGGCAACACGTCGACGGCGAAACTTCAGACCGCACAGCCCAGATTCGTCCGGCGCACATATCAGGCGCTCGACATCTAG
- a CDS encoding helix-turn-helix transcriptional regulator — MRLAWPLTGRLEETRLIDAALASAELSGIVIYGTAGVGKSRIAREALSTADAGGLETRWAVGTSAARALPLGTFARWVGTSDADSVALVGRVIDGLTSAANGQPVLVCVDDAHLLDGLSGFVLQQIVQRGAAKLLLTVRTGAPVPAEVQTACDRGRFERLDLQPLSHDESTRLLTAALGGPLDHEAAQRLWRLTRGNVLYLRNIVEQEVTQGRLACQDGSWRWTGDPVMPPGLVELIETRIGALPPEVSEVVDVLAVAEPIHLDRLTAITDADSVAAAESRGLITIDSTDREVRVAHPLYAEVRRNRVPGTRLRRLRGLVADALGNREDRDAMRVVVRRATLMLDSDLPLDPELLTRAAQGAVWLSDLALADRLAQGAISAGADAEANFIRAHALSWLSRGAESDAVLDAIDTTELTDDGRARLAFLRASNMLWSLADPDGAKGHVDAAAVDIPEAARAAIDAFYTVYWAAIGDPERARTASRGLDLDAMPAIVGAVTAWAVAASCGDSGRADDAVAAARAGYRITDDSFDAAHTRFVIADAHIGALLLAGRIREAQQEAEQLSRRAAERPGAAQLFGLALAGRAAFGAGELGAAAGLLDPVVKMMRAVGESNGFGYRFHLPRVTALAVRGLADDTTVAELDEYRHASWQYLAYEHSLVRAWVAATQGAVSEAVDIALAAADTAGANGQLAAEVLCLQTAAQFGDHSRTHRLDELTGLVEGPRVSAAAALCRALIHDDGDGLAKVSIEFEKFGDLVAAADAAGLAAVAYRRRGAATPALLAAAERLPLTDREREIAMLIGAGLSSRAIAERLHLSVRTVEGHIYRAMAKTGVSTRAELIALLPRRHR; from the coding sequence GTGCGACTCGCCTGGCCTTTGACGGGGCGGCTGGAGGAGACCCGGCTGATCGACGCCGCGCTGGCCTCCGCCGAACTGTCCGGGATCGTGATATACGGGACCGCCGGGGTCGGCAAGAGCCGCATCGCCCGCGAAGCGCTGTCGACCGCGGACGCCGGCGGCCTCGAAACCCGCTGGGCGGTGGGCACATCAGCGGCTCGAGCCCTGCCCCTGGGGACGTTCGCACGGTGGGTGGGTACCTCGGATGCCGACAGCGTGGCACTGGTCGGCCGGGTGATCGACGGCCTGACGTCTGCCGCGAACGGTCAACCGGTGCTGGTATGCGTCGACGATGCACACCTGCTCGACGGATTGTCGGGTTTCGTGCTGCAGCAGATCGTGCAGCGCGGCGCTGCCAAGCTACTGCTGACCGTGCGTACCGGTGCACCGGTACCGGCCGAGGTTCAGACAGCCTGCGACCGTGGCCGGTTCGAGCGGCTGGACCTGCAGCCGCTGTCCCACGACGAATCGACCCGTTTGCTGACCGCAGCGCTGGGCGGGCCACTCGATCATGAGGCAGCGCAACGGTTGTGGCGCCTGACCCGCGGCAATGTGCTCTACCTGCGCAACATCGTCGAGCAGGAGGTCACCCAGGGACGGCTCGCCTGTCAGGATGGCAGTTGGCGGTGGACGGGAGATCCGGTGATGCCACCCGGACTCGTCGAACTGATCGAGACAAGGATCGGCGCGCTACCGCCCGAGGTCAGCGAAGTCGTCGACGTCCTGGCGGTGGCCGAGCCGATCCATCTGGATCGGTTGACGGCGATCACCGATGCCGATTCGGTGGCCGCGGCCGAGTCCCGCGGACTCATCACCATCGACTCCACCGACCGGGAGGTCCGGGTCGCCCATCCGCTCTACGCCGAGGTGCGACGCAATCGGGTGCCGGGTACTCGATTACGTCGGCTGCGGGGGCTGGTGGCAGACGCGCTCGGTAACCGGGAAGATCGCGATGCCATGCGGGTGGTGGTACGCCGGGCCACGCTGATGCTGGACTCGGATCTGCCGCTCGACCCCGAGTTGTTGACCCGCGCCGCACAAGGCGCGGTGTGGCTGTCGGATCTGGCGCTGGCCGACCGGCTGGCCCAGGGCGCGATCTCGGCCGGCGCCGACGCGGAGGCGAATTTCATTCGCGCCCATGCCTTGTCGTGGCTCAGCCGCGGAGCCGAATCGGACGCGGTACTCGACGCCATCGACACCACCGAGCTGACCGACGACGGGCGGGCCCGGCTCGCCTTCCTGCGTGCCTCCAACATGCTTTGGTCGCTGGCCGACCCGGACGGCGCCAAAGGGCATGTCGACGCCGCGGCGGTGGACATCCCTGAGGCCGCCCGGGCCGCGATCGACGCGTTCTACACGGTGTACTGGGCCGCGATCGGTGATCCGGAGCGGGCCAGGACGGCTTCTCGTGGCCTGGACCTCGACGCGATGCCTGCCATCGTGGGCGCGGTGACCGCATGGGCGGTGGCCGCGTCTTGCGGGGATTCCGGCCGGGCCGACGATGCCGTCGCGGCGGCCCGCGCCGGCTACCGCATCACGGATGATTCCTTCGATGCGGCGCACACGCGGTTCGTCATCGCCGATGCACACATCGGTGCGTTGCTGCTGGCCGGGCGGATTCGTGAGGCGCAACAGGAAGCCGAGCAGCTGAGCCGTCGGGCCGCCGAGCGGCCGGGTGCGGCACAGTTGTTCGGGCTCGCGCTGGCAGGTCGCGCCGCCTTCGGAGCGGGCGAGCTCGGCGCGGCTGCCGGGCTGCTGGATCCGGTGGTGAAGATGATGCGCGCCGTAGGGGAGTCGAACGGGTTCGGCTATCGCTTTCACCTGCCGCGTGTCACGGCGCTGGCGGTCCGCGGTCTGGCCGACGACACCACGGTGGCCGAACTCGACGAATACCGGCATGCCAGCTGGCAGTACCTCGCCTACGAACACAGCCTGGTGCGGGCATGGGTGGCCGCCACCCAGGGTGCGGTGTCGGAGGCCGTCGACATCGCGCTCGCCGCCGCCGACACCGCCGGGGCCAACGGGCAACTGGCGGCCGAGGTGTTGTGCCTGCAGACCGCAGCACAGTTCGGCGACCACTCCCGCACCCACCGGCTCGACGAGCTGACCGGCCTGGTCGAGGGACCGCGGGTCAGCGCCGCCGCCGCGCTGTGCCGCGCCCTGATCCACGACGACGGCGACGGGTTGGCAAAGGTCTCAATCGAATTCGAGAAATTCGGCGATCTGGTGGCGGCGGCTGACGCTGCCGGTCTCGCGGCGGTGGCTTATCGGCGCCGCGGCGCGGCCACCCCGGCGCTGCTCGCCGCCGCCGAACGCCTGCCACTGACTGACCGGGAACGTGAGATCGCCATGCTGATCGGGGCCGGGCTGTCGAGCCGGGCGATCGCCGAGCGGCTGCACCTCTCGGTGCGCACCGTCGAGGGCCACATCTACCGGGCGATGGCGAAAACCGGTGTGTCGACCCGGGCCGAGCTGATCGCCCTGCTCCCGCGACGGCACCGCTGA
- a CDS encoding DinB family protein, producing MQTSQERRHDNPPPRTANSESEVLRGFLDYLRTSIAAKVGDAPEPMARTFSVPSGTTLLGLLNHLTYVERWIFFGDDVTDWQATFVVEPSDSIDDVVARYRTAVGHANTVLDGCTDLAAPLPRSRPGRGPAASVRWALAHMIEETGRHAGHADILRELIDGVTGR from the coding sequence GTGCAGACCAGTCAGGAACGCAGGCATGACAATCCGCCGCCGCGGACCGCGAACAGCGAATCCGAGGTCTTGCGGGGATTCCTCGATTACCTGCGCACGTCGATCGCCGCGAAGGTCGGCGACGCGCCGGAACCGATGGCACGGACCTTCTCTGTGCCGTCGGGAACCACGCTGCTCGGCCTGCTCAATCACCTGACCTACGTCGAACGATGGATTTTTTTCGGCGACGACGTCACCGACTGGCAGGCAACCTTCGTCGTCGAACCGTCGGACAGCATCGACGATGTGGTGGCTCGCTATCGGACAGCAGTTGGGCACGCCAACACCGTGCTCGACGGCTGCACCGATCTCGCCGCGCCACTTCCCCGATCGCGGCCGGGGCGGGGGCCGGCGGCCAGCGTTCGTTGGGCGCTGGCCCACATGATCGAAGAGACCGGCCGCCACGCCGGTCACGCCGACATCCTGCGCGAGCTGATCGACGGCGTGACGGGCCGGTGA